The DNA segment ATTAACCAATACGATCTCGCCACTTCATTAAAAACAGTTTTGATTTTACATAAGTgccctttatttaaaaatagaattgtAAAAGGGTCATACAAAAGTTGTAAGTTTATCCAGTATATATCTCAACGACAGAAATAGCTTCTCAAAGCTTATGCTCAATGAAAAAAAtctggatttttcttttttgtttgagttATACCTCAATGTTATTGTTTTTTAACCAAACAAGGATTGAAGGTGCTATGGGGATTCTTATTCGTAACAATTTTGTGTTAACCAATCCTTCCAATGTTCTTGATGTTTCAGTTTGCACTATGCCAATGTTTCTGTGGGCACACCAAGTTTATCATTTTTGGTTGCCTTAGACACAGGCAGTGATCTGTTCTGGCTGCCATGCGATTGCAAGGCAGGAAGTTGTGTAAATGCCAGCTTGCAGACATCGTCTGGAAGTGTATGTTATTAACTTTTAACttcactatttatttattttcttggaatCATTGATCCCTAAATTATATTGTTGCTTCTACTGCTATCTGGGATATTTTTTTTGTGGATGTGATTGTGTTATCTTTTTCTCCTAAAATATGAATTGAGTGGGTCTAAAAGGTGCCACTTGCTACTACATATATTCAACAAAGTTATGGTTACCCCAATCATTGTTGATTGCAGTCATGCTTAAAACTATCATCTAGACTTTCCATTACTCTGTTGAATCGACCATGACAAAATTATTTAACATAGATTCTAGAGGAAGGGGAAATCAACTCTAACTGCCAAATTAGGCAATACAACTAAAGTGTGAGTATTTTTGTCTTTACTCAATATATGTCGAGTTTTCCTTGACACCTCCAGCAAATTCTACCAATGTGGAACCATATGAGAAGTTTTTGTTATTCATTAACATCCAGAAAAGTTAGTGAAGTGCATATTGACTAAGATCTTATGATCTGACTAGTAAAATCTTACCTTTATGTTGGACTTATGTTTTCCGAGTATTTGGTTGTTTTTGGATTGCTTGTGAAAGAAGCTTTCTTCAGGTCCTGAATTCTTTGATAATTACTCGATTTCTTTTATCAAGCAGATAATAGACCTCAGCATCTACAGTCCGAGTAAttcatcaacaagcaaaaatGTTTCCTGTGACAGCACTTTGTGTGGACAAACTCCATCATGCCCTTCAGCAAATAGTAACTGTCCTTATAACGTATCGTATCTTTCTACTAACACTTCATCAACTGGGATCCTTGTAGAGGATGTTTTGCACTTAATTACAGATGATGATCAACAAAAAGCTGTTGACACTCCGATTACTTTTGGGTATGCTCTTCATTGCTTTGCTACCTAGAAATTTTGGAGGAAATATTTGAAACCTCAATGTGGGTTTTGGAAATattcgaaaaaataaaaatactggGTAGATAGGCAGCTTTTATAGTGAATATAATGTTGGTTATGTCTATAGCGATATCAACATTTAGAAACCGGATTATAATTCAATAATTACCGCTTGGTATAATACAAAATCTGGAGAATTGGATATATTGACAAATGAAAATCATTTGGATGATGAATTTGGAGTTGGTATGGCCTTTTTCCTCAAGTAGGAATGATAATTTATGAGGATTGTCAAGTAGTTGTATTGCCTCGATTTTAATGATTCACTAGAAATCTTTATTCATATTAGaagagaaaatgtgaaaaattaaaaagaatatcaGCATCAACTCTTTTAACTGACTATTTAACATGATCACCAACTCTTTTAATCTCCATTAATTTGCCAGCATTACTTGCTTATTCTTGAAGTTGCCCCTTGTTTTTTACCTGGTGGTCAGATCTTTTTAggaattttcatttatttatgggCCTTGTTATCTTACATTTTACTTATTTGCAGTTGTGGTCAAATTCAGACTGGTATTTTTTTGGAGGGTGCAGCACCAAACGGTCTATTTGGGCTTGGCATTGAGGATATATCTGTTCCCAGCACCTTAGCAAGAAATGGGCTAGCTTCAAATTCTTTTGCCTTGTGTTTTGGACGTGATGGGTTTGGTAGAATCAGATTTGGAAATAATGGCAGCTCAGACCAAAGTGAAACACCATTCAATATTAGGCAATCACAGTAAGTTGTCACTAATTGATATTTCAAATACTGTTGGGAAAATTCATTTAGTTTGGCAAGACAAGAAAACGTCTCTTTGATCTGAATCCCATGCTAATACTGATTTCCCTCGGGAACTTTTTATCAGTCCAACTTATAACATCAGCATCACTCAAATAACCGTGGGAAAAAATTCTTCTGAGCTGGAGTTCAGTGCAATCTTTGACTCTGGTACATCGTTTACTAGCCTAAGGGACCCAGCTTATACTTTTATTTCTGAGAGTGTAAGTTCTTCAAATGCCACTGTTTCATAATATTATTGGGAGTTTTGTTTCTATAATATATGAGATgatctataatatatactgtTTTACAGTTCAATTCCCAGATCCAAGAGAAACGGCATACATCTGATCCCCAGATGCCCTTTGAATACTGTTATTACTTGAGGTCATCTATAT comes from the Carya illinoinensis cultivar Pawnee chromosome 8, C.illinoinensisPawnee_v1, whole genome shotgun sequence genome and includes:
- the LOC122318947 gene encoding aspartyl protease family protein 1-like codes for the protein MSWGPFTSARSFLLLFLFLGLGSRICYGSVFGFDIHHRFSDPVKGILGFDGLPDRGSVEYYAAMSHRDRLISGRHLAASDGQTSPLTFVNGNKTALTNLGFLHYANVSVGTPSLSFLVALDTGSDLFWLPCDCKAGSCVNASLQTSSGSIIDLSIYSPSNSSTSKNVSCDSTLCGQTPSCPSANSNCPYNVSYLSTNTSSTGILVEDVLHLITDDDQQKAVDTPITFGCGQIQTGIFLEGAAPNGLFGLGIEDISVPSTLARNGLASNSFALCFGRDGFGRIRFGNNGSSDQSETPFNIRQSHPTYNISITQITVGKNSSELEFSAIFDSGTSFTSLRDPAYTFISESFNSQIQEKRHTSDPQMPFEYCYYLSANQTGYVNPRVNLTMKGGDRYFLNDPTVIVTIKDGARLYCLGLHKSKFNIDIIGQNFMTGYNIVFDRKRMVLGWKDSNCYNDQTSNNVPISPSQPPAVSPALPVNPEATGSTGNNSQTPVAAPRTNHSPNLKSFTCTFTMLLISFFALV